A single Rattus norvegicus strain BN/NHsdMcwi chromosome 5, GRCr8, whole genome shotgun sequence DNA region contains:
- the C5h1orf167 gene encoding uncharacterized protein C1orf167 homolog isoform X2 has product MPMGQVTTHSQDSVLCQKPYQVQSNLASPRPRLALALKDTAGRLGDTGLWQQSNLQLPTGRSQGRTREPSVQQSNLCFRGTTSPHLQNSCLPPTGPSSHQKQTLQVADTFLSLPGGLAPLDGCTWPGPRSWCGSGSWAPRLVGEPLTLEDLSISAHSQSQASSPSSCSTADWLLDSIQHLEPEATSLGNQISWEHPGLTQSGPHTRGNQSTPAQPWPSHSRECISFLETLGVQARLSESPIYKPLSRETTLGTLAGVLSDSDQEVLPTRHLGTRERGPRGFLCNKRHRGHFSVTLEAGSKETRLESTRVFSVQPGKAGREKTPQGQTGRDGERTASCLSNTAPAHSTLQDKAQSTVTLDSQAACWKLLSKSFRVWRYLSQRLQAVAKATAMRHRQLIGESPRELRWAPWLQETRLEAAWGQHAKALLAWSFREQKLEQAHTQAAPTFLAPRGSLSLERKAATDLAWRCRDKCFRAWLRFVQRGAQCRRHLAHRRVRTLRVCLGRWVEMKLQGSDVTEVTQLALYWQKAGNEVLSSLVPGTSMVPGLETEAQVQQPYKGPDLCSLWEMCQKLALYRALLLWRTRLYQHQQAVSSFQGMQKRVLQHILSQWHLRVWGPDPPSSDMKARLPLEAQGSSPRWEAWLDCRTSGGALEKRSPQLEPLDCSSRSLGRPSCSLSLDQSVGAVMGLCRQRLTHSWTVQESPGARPGTGASGPEPPALLLTEGAKDWAGTPGRGEGQGSLVTL; this is encoded by the exons atgCCCATGGGCCAGGTCACCACACACTCCCAAGACTCAGTGCTATGCCAGAAGCCCTACCAAGTCCAAAGTAACCTAGCCAGCCCACGTCCCCGCCTGGCCCTTGCCCTGAAGGACACTGCTGGCCGACTAGGTGACACAGGGCTCTGGCAACAGAGTAATCTACAGCTGCCAACAGGGAGGTCCCAGGGGAGGACCCGAGAGCCTTCTGTACAGCAGAGTAACCTGTGCTTCCGAGGGACCACTAGCCCTCATCTGCAAAACAGCTGCCTGCCACCAACTGGCCCATCCTCCCACCAGAAGCAGACACTCCAGGTCGCAGACACCTTCTTGAGTCTCCCTGGGGGCTTGGCACCTCTTGATGGGTGCACATGGCCTGGTCCCAGGTCCTGGTGTGGCTCAGGGAGCTGGGCCCCCAGGCTTGTGGGGGAACCTCTCACCTTGGAGGATCTGTCTATCTCTGCCCACAGTCAGTCTCAGGCTTCATCCCCTTCCTCCTGCAGTACTGCCGACTGGCTGCTGGACTCCATCCAACACCTAGAACCTGAGGCCACCAGTTTAGGGAACCAGATATCCTGGGAGCACCCAGGCCTTACCCAGAGTGGACCCCACACCCGTGGTAACCAGTCAACTCCTGCCCAACCTTGGCCCAGCCACTCTAGGGAATGTATAAGCTTCCTGGAGACTCTGGGGGTCCAAGCTAGACTCTCTGAGTCCCCTATATATAAGCCCCTGTCACGTGAGACCACTCTGGGAACACTGGCTGGGGTTCTCTCTGACTCAGACCAGGAGGTTCTACCTACCCGGCACCTTGGGACAAGAGAGAGGGGTCCCCGAGGCTTTCTATGTAACAAGAGGCACAGAGGGCACTTCAGTGTCACCCTTGAGGCGGGCAGCAAAGAGACCAGACTTGAATCTACAAGGGTCTTCAGTGTCCAGCCTGGcaaagcaggaagagagaagaccCCACAGGGACAAACAggcagggatggggagaggacgGCCTCCTGCCTGTCAAATACAGCCCCGGCTCACAGCACTCTGCAG GATAAGGCTCAAAGCACTGTGACCCTGGACTCCCAGGCTGCTTG CTGGAAGCTGCTGTCCAAAAGTTTCAGAGTCTGGAGGTACTTGTCACAGAGACTCCAGGCAGTGGCTAAGGCCACAGCTATGAGACATAGGCAGCTGATTGGAGAGAGCCCCAGAGAACTGCGTTGGGCCCCATGGCTCCAGGAGACCCGGCTGGAGGCAGCTTGGGGTCAGCATGCGAAGGCTCTTCTAGCCTGGAGCTTCCGAGAG CAGAAACTGGAGCAAGCTCATACCCAGGCTGCGCCAACATTCCTTGCTCCTAGGGGGAGCCTTTCCTTGGAAAGAAAAGCAGCCACAGATCTTGCCTGGAGATGCAGGGACAA GTGCTTTAGGGCCTGGCTACGGTTCGTGCAAAGAGGGGCCCAGTGCAGAAGACATCTGGCCCACCGAAGAGTGAGGACCTTAAGGGTATGCCTGGGACGGTGGGTGGAGATGAAGCTCCAGGGCTCAGATGTGACGGAGGTGACTCAGTTGGCCCTCTACTGGCAGAAGGCAG GGAACGAGGTTCTCAGCAGCTTAGTCCCAGGAACTTCCATGGTCCCTGGCCTGGAGACAGAGGCCCAGGTCCAACAGCCATACAAGGGGCCAGATCTGTGCTCCCTGTGGGAAATGTGCCAGAAGTTGGCCCTGTACCGGGCCCTGCTGCTCTGGAGGACACGACTCTACCAACACCAGCAAGCTGT ctcctccttTCAGGGCATGCAGAAGCGGGTTCTGCAGCACATCCTGAGCCAGTGGCACTTGAGGGTCTGGGGTCCAGACCCTCCCTCAAGCGACATGAAGGCCAGGTTACCCCTGGAGGCACAGGGCAGTAGCCCAAGATGGGAGGCCTGGCTGGACTGCAGAACTTCAGGAGGGGCGCTGGAGaag cGCTCTCCTCAGCTGGAGCCACTGGACTGCAGCTCAAGGAGCCTGGGAAGACCTAGTTGCTCACTGAGCCTGGATCAGAGCGTCGGGGCTGTGATGGGTCTGTGCAGGCAGCGGCTGACGCACTCGTGGACAGTGCAGGAGAGTCCAGGAGCGAGGCCAGGGACTGGTGCGAGTGGCCCTGAGCCACCAGCTCTCCTGCTGACAGAGGGAGCCAAGGACTGGGCGGGGACACCTGGGAGAGGAGAAGGCCAGGGTTCCTTAGTGACACTCTGA
- the C5h1orf167 gene encoding uncharacterized protein C1orf167 homolog isoform X1, which produces MPMGQVTTHSQDSVLCQKPYQVQSNLASPRPRLALALKDTAGRLGDTGLWQQSNLQLPTGRSQGRTREPSVQQSNLCFRGTTSPHLQNSCLPPTGPSSHQKQTLQVADTFLSLPGGLAPLDGCTWPGPRSWCGSGSWAPRLVGEPLTLEDLSISAHSQSQASSPSSCSTADWLLDSIQHLEPEATSLGNQISWEHPGLTQSGPHTRGNQSTPAQPWPSHSRECISFLETLGVQARLSESPIYKPLSRETTLGTLAGVLSDSDQEVLPTRHLGTRERGPRGFLCNKRHRGHFSVTLEAGSKETRLESTRVFSVQPGKAGREKTPQGQTGRDGERTASCLSNTAPAHSTLQDKAQSTVTLDSQAACWKLLSKSFRVWRYLSQRLQAVAKATAMRHRQLIGESPRELRWAPWLQETRLEAAWGQHAKALLAWSFREWRCVTLQQKLEQAHTQAAPTFLAPRGSLSLERKAATDLAWRCRDKCFRAWLRFVQRGAQCRRHLAHRRVRTLRVCLGRWVEMKLQGSDVTEVTQLALYWQKAGNEVLSSLVPGTSMVPGLETEAQVQQPYKGPDLCSLWEMCQKLALYRALLLWRTRLYQHQQAVSSFQGMQKRVLQHILSQWHLRVWGPDPPSSDMKARLPLEAQGSSPRWEAWLDCRTSGGALEKRSPQLEPLDCSSRSLGRPSCSLSLDQSVGAVMGLCRQRLTHSWTVQESPGARPGTGASGPEPPALLLTEGAKDWAGTPGRGEGQGSLVTL; this is translated from the exons atgCCCATGGGCCAGGTCACCACACACTCCCAAGACTCAGTGCTATGCCAGAAGCCCTACCAAGTCCAAAGTAACCTAGCCAGCCCACGTCCCCGCCTGGCCCTTGCCCTGAAGGACACTGCTGGCCGACTAGGTGACACAGGGCTCTGGCAACAGAGTAATCTACAGCTGCCAACAGGGAGGTCCCAGGGGAGGACCCGAGAGCCTTCTGTACAGCAGAGTAACCTGTGCTTCCGAGGGACCACTAGCCCTCATCTGCAAAACAGCTGCCTGCCACCAACTGGCCCATCCTCCCACCAGAAGCAGACACTCCAGGTCGCAGACACCTTCTTGAGTCTCCCTGGGGGCTTGGCACCTCTTGATGGGTGCACATGGCCTGGTCCCAGGTCCTGGTGTGGCTCAGGGAGCTGGGCCCCCAGGCTTGTGGGGGAACCTCTCACCTTGGAGGATCTGTCTATCTCTGCCCACAGTCAGTCTCAGGCTTCATCCCCTTCCTCCTGCAGTACTGCCGACTGGCTGCTGGACTCCATCCAACACCTAGAACCTGAGGCCACCAGTTTAGGGAACCAGATATCCTGGGAGCACCCAGGCCTTACCCAGAGTGGACCCCACACCCGTGGTAACCAGTCAACTCCTGCCCAACCTTGGCCCAGCCACTCTAGGGAATGTATAAGCTTCCTGGAGACTCTGGGGGTCCAAGCTAGACTCTCTGAGTCCCCTATATATAAGCCCCTGTCACGTGAGACCACTCTGGGAACACTGGCTGGGGTTCTCTCTGACTCAGACCAGGAGGTTCTACCTACCCGGCACCTTGGGACAAGAGAGAGGGGTCCCCGAGGCTTTCTATGTAACAAGAGGCACAGAGGGCACTTCAGTGTCACCCTTGAGGCGGGCAGCAAAGAGACCAGACTTGAATCTACAAGGGTCTTCAGTGTCCAGCCTGGcaaagcaggaagagagaagaccCCACAGGGACAAACAggcagggatggggagaggacgGCCTCCTGCCTGTCAAATACAGCCCCGGCTCACAGCACTCTGCAG GATAAGGCTCAAAGCACTGTGACCCTGGACTCCCAGGCTGCTTG CTGGAAGCTGCTGTCCAAAAGTTTCAGAGTCTGGAGGTACTTGTCACAGAGACTCCAGGCAGTGGCTAAGGCCACAGCTATGAGACATAGGCAGCTGATTGGAGAGAGCCCCAGAGAACTGCGTTGGGCCCCATGGCTCCAGGAGACCCGGCTGGAGGCAGCTTGGGGTCAGCATGCGAAGGCTCTTCTAGCCTGGAGCTTCCGAGAG TGGAGATGTGTCACTTTGCAGCAGAAACTGGAGCAAGCTCATACCCAGGCTGCGCCAACATTCCTTGCTCCTAGGGGGAGCCTTTCCTTGGAAAGAAAAGCAGCCACAGATCTTGCCTGGAGATGCAGGGACAA GTGCTTTAGGGCCTGGCTACGGTTCGTGCAAAGAGGGGCCCAGTGCAGAAGACATCTGGCCCACCGAAGAGTGAGGACCTTAAGGGTATGCCTGGGACGGTGGGTGGAGATGAAGCTCCAGGGCTCAGATGTGACGGAGGTGACTCAGTTGGCCCTCTACTGGCAGAAGGCAG GGAACGAGGTTCTCAGCAGCTTAGTCCCAGGAACTTCCATGGTCCCTGGCCTGGAGACAGAGGCCCAGGTCCAACAGCCATACAAGGGGCCAGATCTGTGCTCCCTGTGGGAAATGTGCCAGAAGTTGGCCCTGTACCGGGCCCTGCTGCTCTGGAGGACACGACTCTACCAACACCAGCAAGCTGT ctcctccttTCAGGGCATGCAGAAGCGGGTTCTGCAGCACATCCTGAGCCAGTGGCACTTGAGGGTCTGGGGTCCAGACCCTCCCTCAAGCGACATGAAGGCCAGGTTACCCCTGGAGGCACAGGGCAGTAGCCCAAGATGGGAGGCCTGGCTGGACTGCAGAACTTCAGGAGGGGCGCTGGAGaag cGCTCTCCTCAGCTGGAGCCACTGGACTGCAGCTCAAGGAGCCTGGGAAGACCTAGTTGCTCACTGAGCCTGGATCAGAGCGTCGGGGCTGTGATGGGTCTGTGCAGGCAGCGGCTGACGCACTCGTGGACAGTGCAGGAGAGTCCAGGAGCGAGGCCAGGGACTGGTGCGAGTGGCCCTGAGCCACCAGCTCTCCTGCTGACAGAGGGAGCCAAGGACTGGGCGGGGACACCTGGGAGAGGAGAAGGCCAGGGTTCCTTAGTGACACTCTGA
- the Agtrap gene encoding type-1 angiotensin II receptor-associated protein, giving the protein MELPAVNLKVILLVHWLLTTWGCLAFSGSYAWGNFTILALGVWAVAQRDSVDAIGMFLGGLVATIFLDIIYISIFYSSVAVGDTGRFSAGMAIFSLLLKPFSCCLVYHMHRERGGELPLRSDFFGPSQEHSAYQTIDSSDSPADPLASLENKGQAAPRGY; this is encoded by the exons ATGGAGCTGCCTGCCGTGAACTTGAAG GTTATTCTCCTGGTTCACTGGCTGTTGACAACCTG GGGCTGCTTGGCGTTCTCAGGCTCCTATGCTTGGGGCAACTTCACTATCCTGGCCCTGGGTGTGTGGGCTGTGGCCCAGCGGGACTCTGTTGATGCCATTGGCATG TTTCTTGGTGGCTTGGTTGCCACCATCTTCCTGGACATTATCTACATTAGCATCTTCTACTCAAGCGTTGCCGTTGGGGACACTGGCCGCTTCAGTGCCGGCATGGCCATCTTCAGCTTGCTGCTGAAGCCCTTCTCCTGCTGCCTCGTCTACCACATGCACCGGGAGCGAGGGGGTGAGCTCCCGCTCCGCTCGG ATTTCTTCGGACCTTCTCAGGAACATAGTGCCTACCAGACAATTGACTCGTCAGACTCACCTGCAGACCCCCTTGCAAGCCTGGAGAACAAGGGCCAAGCTGCCCCCCGGGGGTACTGA
- the Agtrap gene encoding type-1 angiotensin II receptor-associated protein isoform X1, producing the protein MFLGGLVATIFLDIIYISIFYSSVAVGDTGRFSAGMAIFSLLLKPFSCCLVYHMHRERGGELPLRSDFFGPSQEHSAYQTIDSSDSPADPLASLENKGQAAPRGY; encoded by the exons ATG TTTCTTGGTGGCTTGGTTGCCACCATCTTCCTGGACATTATCTACATTAGCATCTTCTACTCAAGCGTTGCCGTTGGGGACACTGGCCGCTTCAGTGCCGGCATGGCCATCTTCAGCTTGCTGCTGAAGCCCTTCTCCTGCTGCCTCGTCTACCACATGCACCGGGAGCGAGGGGGTGAGCTCCCGCTCCGCTCGG ATTTCTTCGGACCTTCTCAGGAACATAGTGCCTACCAGACAATTGACTCGTCAGACTCACCTGCAGACCCCCTTGCAAGCCTGGAGAACAAGGGCCAAGCTGCCCCCCGGGGGTACTGA